Within the Paracoccus everestensis genome, the region GGATGATGCTGGCGGGCGCCACCATGACCGTGCTTGGGCCACTGGCCCAGGGCGCCGAAAGCCGGATGCTGCGGCTGATCCTGCTGCTGGATCTGGCCTATCTGATCGTGCTGATCGGCTTTATCGTCCTGCGTATGGCCCGGCTGATCACCGCGCGGCGCAATACCGCCGCCGGATCGCGGCTGCACGCGCGCCTTGTGCTGGTCTTTGCCGGGCTGGCCCTGATCCCCACGGTGTTGGTCGCGCTGTTCGCGGGCTTTCTGGTCAATATCGGGCTTGAGGGCTGGTTCTCGGGCCGGGTGCAGCAGGTGGTCACGACATCCCAAGCCGCCGCCGAGGCCTATCAGGAGGAACATCGCCGCGACCTGACCCAGGATGCGCGTGCCCTGGCCAATATCCTGACCCAGGCCGGACGCGCCAACCCGATAATCGAGGATGGGGAAATGCGTCAGCTTCTGGTCCAGGGCCAGGGGCTGATCCAGCGGGGCCTGCGCGAGGCCTATGTCATCAGCGGCACCGGCGAAATCCGCGCGCGCGGCGAACGGTCCTATCTGTTCTGGTACGAGGCGCCGGGCAGCGCCGATCTGGACCGCGCTCAGTCCGAGGGCGTCGCGCTGATCGAGGATTGGGACAACAACGAGTTCCGCGCCCTGGTGGCCCTGCCGCCGCTGGCCGACCGTTACCTGTATGTGACGCGCGACGTGGACGGCGCCCTGCTGGGCCTGGTGGACGACACGCGCGCGACCGTCGGCAGCTATCGCCAGTTGGAACAAACCCGCAGCCAGGTTCTGTTCGAATTCTCGCTGGTCTATCTAGCTTTCGCGCTGCTGCTGGTTGCTGCCGCCGTGATGTTGGGCTTGTGGTTCGCATCCCGCCTGTCACGGCCTATCGGGCTTTTGGCGCTTGCCAGCGAACAGGTGGGCCATGGAAACTTGGATGTGCAGGTGCCCGAACCCGACACCGGGGACGAGATCCAGACCCTCGGCCAGTCCTTCAACCGCATGACCCGCCAGTTGAAGGCCCAGCGAGAGGAGTTGATCGACAGCTATCGCATCAGCGACGAACAGCGGCGGCTGTTCGACAATGTGCTGTCTTCCGTCACGTCGGGGGTGATCGGGCTGGACGCAGCAGGGGAAATCGACTTCGTGAACCGGTCCGCCAGCCGCCTTCTGGGCCTGGATCCCAAGCGCGACATCGACGCCCTTCTGTCCGAGCTGGTGCCGGAATTCGAACCCTTGTTCGACCGCTTGTCCGCATCCGTGGCGGAAACCGTCCAGGATGAGGTGCGGCTGATGCGCGAAGGCCGCGTCGAAAGCCTGCTGGTGCGCATGGCGGTCCGGCGCGGCACCGATGGCGATCTTGAAGGCTATGTCGTGGCCTTTGACGACGTGACCGAGCTTGTGACCGCGCAGCGCATGGCCGCTTGGGGCGATGTAGCGCGAAGGGTCGCGCATGAAATCAAGAACCCGCTGACGCCCATTCAACTGTCCGCCGAACGCCTGCGCCGCAAGTTCGGCAAGTTGGCATCGCCCGAGGACAAGGCCTCCCTGGACCAGTACACCGATGTCATCATCCGCCAGACGGGCGATCTGCGCCGGATCGTGGATGAATTCAGCCGCTTTGCCCGGATGCCCGAACCCGACCGCGCGGAAACCGATCTTGCCGCGCTGTTGCGCGAGGTTGCGTTGCTGCAACAGGACGCGTTGAAAGGCGCACTGACCACGCAGATCCCCGCCGGGCCGGTGATCGTCGATTGCGACGCGGGAATGCTGCGGCAGGCTTTCACGAACTTGGTGAAGAACGCGGGGGAAGCCGTTGACGAAGTTCGGGGAAATCCGCCGGAAGGCTGGTCGGCAAGGGTCGCCGTCGCCATGAAGGCCGACCACGATGCAGTGACGATCCGCATTTCCGACAACGGCCCCGGCCTGCCCGCCGACCGGTCGCGCCTGTTCGAACCCTATGTGACCCTGAAATCCGGGGGCACGGGGCTGGGCCTGCCCATTGTCAAGAAGATCGTCGAGGAACACGGCGGCAGCCTGTCCCTGTCCGACAGGCCGGACGGGCAGGGGGCGATGGCCGAAATACGCCTGCCGCGGGAACGCCATCCCGTGCGCGGCGCACAACGCAAGACAAAAACAAAAGAAGATGAGGCAGCACCGATATGAGCGATATCCTGATCGTTGACGACGAACGCGATATCCGCGAACTGGTCGCGGATATCCTGAAGGACGAGGGGTTCGAGACGCGCCTGGCCGCGAACTCGGACGAGGCGATTGCCGCCCTCAATGACCGCCAGCCTGCGCTGATGGTTCTGGACATCTGGCTGAAGGACAGCCGGATGGACGGGATCGACATCCTCAAGCAGGTCAAGCGCAACAATCCCGACGTGCCGGTGATCATCATTTCCGGCCACGGCAACATCGAGATCGCGGTGGCCGCGATCAAGCAGGGCGCGTACGACTTCATCGAAAAGCCTTTCAACATCGACCAGTTGATGGTGGTGGTGAACCGCGCCATGGAAACCAGCCGGCTGCGCCGGGAAAACAGCACCCTGCGGCGCGGCGGCGACCGGGTGGCGGAAATGCTGGGCCATTCCGTTGCCTTCAAGCGCCTGCGCGACGCCCTGGACAAGGTGGCGAAATCAAATGGACGCGTCATGCTGGCAGGCGAGCCGGGCACCGGCAAGGAAATGGCCGCCCGCTATATCCACGCCCACAGCCCGCGTGCGAGCGCGCCCTTTGTCACGGTTCCCTGCGCCACGATCGAGCCGGAACGGATGGAGGAGGTTCTGTTCGGCCGCGAAACGCCCGAGCGCGGGATCGAACCCGGCCTGCTGGAACAGGCCCACGGCGGCGTCATCTATTTCGACGAAGTGGGCGATATGCCCATGGGAACGCAGCCGAAAATCCTGCGCGTGCTGACAGAACAGCAATTCGTGCGGGCAGGCGGCGCGGACCGTGTGCGCGTCGATCTGCGGGTGATTTCATCGACCAACCGTGACCTTCCGGCGGAGATCGCTGCGGGCCGGTTCCGCCAGGAACTCTACGACCGGCTGAACGTGGTGCCGGTGGCCGTGCCGTCGCTTGCCGAACGTCGCGACGACATTGCCCCGCTTGCGCGCCATTTCATCGACATCTGCCACCGCACGCAGGGCCTGACCCCGCGCAATCTGCCCGAGGAAACGATTGCCGCCCTTCAATCCATGCGGTGGCCCGGCAACATCCGTCAGTTGCGCAACGTGATCGAGCGCGTCCTGATCCTGGCCGAGGGGACCGGCCCGATCCAGCCCGCCGAACTGGAACCCCAGGGCGCCACGCCCGACAACAGCGACGCCCTTGCCCTGGGCCCCCAGATCACCGCCATGGCCCTGCGCGAGGCGCGCGAGATGTTCGAACGCGAATATCTCGTGGCACAGATCAACCGTTTCGGCGGCAATATCAGCCGCACCGCGCAGTTCGTGGGCATGGAACGCAGCGCCCTGCACCGCAAGTTGAAATCGCTGGGCGTGGTCGGCGGGATGCGGGCCGAAGATGAAATGCTGATGGGGAAATAGGCGCAGGCGATCCCGCCTGCAGGGCAGTTGCGCGCCGCAGACCATCGGCATAGGCATGGCGTGACGCAGCACTGCGGGCGGCAAGGGAACGGCCATGAAGATCATCATCTGCGGCGCGGGTCAGGTCGGCTGGCAGATTGCCCGGCATCTGTCGGGCGAAAGGAACGACGTCACCGTCATCGACAACAACGCCGACCTGATCCGCCGCGCCACGGATGCCTTGGACGTGCAGGGCGTCACGGGCTTTGCCAGCCATCCCGACATCCTGGACCAGGCAGGCGCGCGCGATGCCGACCTGATCATTGCCGCGACCCATTCGGACGAGGTGAACATGGTCACCTGCCAGGTCGCCCATTCGATCTTCCAGGTGCCGCGCAAGATCGCGCGCCTGCGCAGCAGCGCCTATCTGGATGCGATCTATTCGGATCTTTACAGCACGTCCCATCTGCCCATCGACGTGGTGATCAGCCCGGAAAGAGAGGTCGCGAACGCGGCCCTGCAACGGTTGTCGGCGCCGTCCACCTTTGACGTGGAAACCTTCATGGGCGGCAAGGTGCAGCTTCTGGGCATCCTGCTGGAAGATGACTGCCCCGCATTGAACACGCCCCTGCGCCAGTTGAACGAGCTGTTCTCTACCCTGCGCGCCATCGTCGTGGGCGTGCGCCGCCAGACGCGGCTGTTCGCGCCCGAGCCGGGGGACCAATTGTTTGCCCATGACCAGATCTATGTCTTTGCCCATCGCGAGGATGTGGGCCGCACGCTGGAAATCTTTGGCAAGCCGCCCTTAAAGCAGGAACGCATCGCCATCATCGGCGCGGGCAATGTGGGGCTGGCCGTGGCGCAGGCGTTGGAGGCACGGCCCGACCGAATCCGCGCCAAGCTGATCGAACGCGACCGTTCGCGCGCCGAATATGCTGCCGACCGGCTGGAACGGACCATCGTGCTGAACGGCGACGGCCTGTCCGCCGAATTGCTGGAGGAAGCTGCCGTCCCTACCGCCGACGCGGTGCTGGCGGTGACCGACGACGACAAGACCAATATCCTTGCGTCGGTCCGCGCCAAGCAGGCGGGGGCCAAGCTGGCCATTGCGCTGATCAACGATCCGACGATGGTGCCTTTGATGGATGTGCTGGACATCGACGCCTATATCAACCCGCGCGCCACCACCGTGTCCACGATCCTGCGCCATATCCGCCATGGCCGGGTGCGCGACATCTATTCCATCGGCGATGCCGAGGCCGAGGTGATCGAGGCGCAGGCCCTGTCCACGTCCCCCATATCGGGCCGGGCGATCCGCGACATCGAATTTCCCGAAGGCGTGCTGATCGGCGCCGTGCAAAAGGGCGACCGCATCGTCAAGCCCGCACCCGACACCCGGATCGAGGAGGGCGACGTGATCCTGATGTTCGCCCTGACCAAGGACGTCCCAGAAGTCGAGCGCCTGTTGCAGGTCTCGATCGACTTTTTCTGACCGGCCATGAACGCCTTGCTGCGCCTGCCGCTGTTTGTCCTGCTGGCCGCGATGATCGGGGCGTCGATGATGCTGCCCGCGGCCTACGCCTCGGTCAACAACAACGACGAACTGGCGCGCATCTTCCTTTACTCGGGACTGCTGGTGCTGGTCATGGCGGGGCTGATCGGGCTGGCGACATCCGCTAACCCGCATCAGACGCGGCCGCGTGACGCCCTGCTGACCATGCTGGCGGCTTATGCGGGGATGCCGCTGATCATGGCAGTCCCTTTCGCCGAGGCCATGCCCGACACGGGCCTGTTCAACGCCTGGTGGGAAATGACCTCGGCGCTGACCACAACCGGGGCGTCGCTTTATTCCGCCGAC harbors:
- the ntrX gene encoding nitrogen assimilation response regulator NtrX; the encoded protein is MSDILIVDDERDIRELVADILKDEGFETRLAANSDEAIAALNDRQPALMVLDIWLKDSRMDGIDILKQVKRNNPDVPVIIISGHGNIEIAVAAIKQGAYDFIEKPFNIDQLMVVVNRAMETSRLRRENSTLRRGGDRVAEMLGHSVAFKRLRDALDKVAKSNGRVMLAGEPGTGKEMAARYIHAHSPRASAPFVTVPCATIEPERMEEVLFGRETPERGIEPGLLEQAHGGVIYFDEVGDMPMGTQPKILRVLTEQQFVRAGGADRVRVDLRVISSTNRDLPAEIAAGRFRQELYDRLNVVPVAVPSLAERRDDIAPLARHFIDICHRTQGLTPRNLPEETIAALQSMRWPGNIRQLRNVIERVLILAEGTGPIQPAELEPQGATPDNSDALALGPQITAMALREAREMFEREYLVAQINRFGGNISRTAQFVGMERSALHRKLKSLGVVGGMRAEDEMLMGK
- a CDS encoding sensor histidine kinase NtrY-like; translation: MAGATSGLSWDRLASITLPRHWRGAMAAGVLVIGMMLAGATMTVLGPLAQGAESRMLRLILLLDLAYLIVLIGFIVLRMARLITARRNTAAGSRLHARLVLVFAGLALIPTVLVALFAGFLVNIGLEGWFSGRVQQVVTTSQAAAEAYQEEHRRDLTQDARALANILTQAGRANPIIEDGEMRQLLVQGQGLIQRGLREAYVISGTGEIRARGERSYLFWYEAPGSADLDRAQSEGVALIEDWDNNEFRALVALPPLADRYLYVTRDVDGALLGLVDDTRATVGSYRQLEQTRSQVLFEFSLVYLAFALLLVAAAVMLGLWFASRLSRPIGLLALASEQVGHGNLDVQVPEPDTGDEIQTLGQSFNRMTRQLKAQREELIDSYRISDEQRRLFDNVLSSVTSGVIGLDAAGEIDFVNRSASRLLGLDPKRDIDALLSELVPEFEPLFDRLSASVAETVQDEVRLMREGRVESLLVRMAVRRGTDGDLEGYVVAFDDVTELVTAQRMAAWGDVARRVAHEIKNPLTPIQLSAERLRRKFGKLASPEDKASLDQYTDVIIRQTGDLRRIVDEFSRFARMPEPDRAETDLAALLREVALLQQDALKGALTTQIPAGPVIVDCDAGMLRQAFTNLVKNAGEAVDEVRGNPPEGWSARVAVAMKADHDAVTIRISDNGPGLPADRSRLFEPYVTLKSGGTGLGLPIVKKIVEEHGGSLSLSDRPDGQGAMAEIRLPRERHPVRGAQRKTKTKEDEAAPI
- the trkA gene encoding Trk system potassium transporter TrkA → MKIIICGAGQVGWQIARHLSGERNDVTVIDNNADLIRRATDALDVQGVTGFASHPDILDQAGARDADLIIAATHSDEVNMVTCQVAHSIFQVPRKIARLRSSAYLDAIYSDLYSTSHLPIDVVISPEREVANAALQRLSAPSTFDVETFMGGKVQLLGILLEDDCPALNTPLRQLNELFSTLRAIVVGVRRQTRLFAPEPGDQLFAHDQIYVFAHREDVGRTLEIFGKPPLKQERIAIIGAGNVGLAVAQALEARPDRIRAKLIERDRSRAEYAADRLERTIVLNGDGLSAELLEEAAVPTADAVLAVTDDDKTNILASVRAKQAGAKLAIALINDPTMVPLMDVLDIDAYINPRATTVSTILRHIRHGRVRDIYSIGDAEAEVIEAQALSTSPISGRAIRDIEFPEGVLIGAVQKGDRIVKPAPDTRIEEGDVILMFALTKDVPEVERLLQVSIDFF